One genomic region from Tachysurus vachellii isolate PV-2020 chromosome 22, HZAU_Pvac_v1, whole genome shotgun sequence encodes:
- the zgc:158258 gene encoding uncharacterized protein zgc:158258 isoform X1, which translates to MSKSNMKRQVHRYTDSTNSCDRIISFSSPASDGNLQHLSTEEKACIGFLEEIIESTVTEHSDFSSDDSQTFGNTISKKHHCTTRGVHQDMSSCNSFPGTDSWQDLSAEEKDCLKFLEETIDSIEDVGLSTGDAESFPESGCTIVKKHHINQIKTFLVPAPFVLTTSNGSIPTKQGMACAEEKTLPNKDHSRQNDQASSDDALH; encoded by the exons ATGTCCAAGAGCAACATGAAGAGACAAGTACACAGATACACGGACAGTACCAACAGCTGTGACAGAATCATCAGCTTCAGCTCTCCAGCT aGTGATGGTAACTTACAGCATCTTTCCACGGAAGAGAAGGCTTGTATCGGTTTTTTGGAGGAGATCATCGAGTCCACAGTTACAGAGCACAGTGATTTTTCCAGTGATGACTCCCAAACCTTTGGAAACACGATTAGCAAAAAGCATCACTGCACAACACGTGGAGTTCATCAGGACAT gtCATCCTGCAACTCTTTTCCGGGGACTGATAGCTGGCAGGATCTCTCAGCAGAAGAGAAGGACTGTCTCAAGTTTTTAGAGGAGACCATCGATTCCATAGAGGACGTCGGTCTCTCCACTGGTGATGCTGAAAGTTTTCCAGAGTCAGGTTGCACTATTGTCAAAAAACATCACATCAATCAAATTAAGACTTTCCTGGTTCCTGCACCTTTTGTCCTGACAACCAGCAATGGTAGCATCCCTACTAAACAAGGAATGGCATGTGCTGAGGAAAAAACACTACCTAATAAGGATCATAGCCGTCAGAATGATCAAGCGTCATCTGATGATGCTTTGCACTAG
- the zgc:158258 gene encoding uncharacterized protein zgc:158258 isoform X2 has protein sequence MSDGNLQHLSTEEKACIGFLEEIIESTVTEHSDFSSDDSQTFGNTISKKHHCTTRGVHQDMSSCNSFPGTDSWQDLSAEEKDCLKFLEETIDSIEDVGLSTGDAESFPESGCTIVKKHHINQIKTFLVPAPFVLTTSNGSIPTKQGMACAEEKTLPNKDHSRQNDQASSDDALH, from the exons atg aGTGATGGTAACTTACAGCATCTTTCCACGGAAGAGAAGGCTTGTATCGGTTTTTTGGAGGAGATCATCGAGTCCACAGTTACAGAGCACAGTGATTTTTCCAGTGATGACTCCCAAACCTTTGGAAACACGATTAGCAAAAAGCATCACTGCACAACACGTGGAGTTCATCAGGACAT gtCATCCTGCAACTCTTTTCCGGGGACTGATAGCTGGCAGGATCTCTCAGCAGAAGAGAAGGACTGTCTCAAGTTTTTAGAGGAGACCATCGATTCCATAGAGGACGTCGGTCTCTCCACTGGTGATGCTGAAAGTTTTCCAGAGTCAGGTTGCACTATTGTCAAAAAACATCACATCAATCAAATTAAGACTTTCCTGGTTCCTGCACCTTTTGTCCTGACAACCAGCAATGGTAGCATCCCTACTAAACAAGGAATGGCATGTGCTGAGGAAAAAACACTACCTAATAAGGATCATAGCCGTCAGAATGATCAAGCGTCATCTGATGATGCTTTGCACTAG